The Natrinema sp. DC36 genome includes the window CGACGAGCCGTACTTCATGTGGTCGTTCCTGGTCGATCCACACCTCCCCTACATCCCGGGCGACGAGTATCGCTCGCGCTCGAGAGTGATGACGTATCTGGCGAACATGTGGATGTACGCCGGCCGTCCGGACTGGTTCGACGAGCGGTTCCGCGCGGCGCTCCTGGACGCGTACGAGGACACGGTTCGACACACCGACGCGTTCCTCTCGCAGTTGCTGGACGATCTCGACGAGATGGACGAGGATCCGCTGATCGTGATCCACGCGGATCACGGAGAACTGTTCGGCGAACACGGCCGATACGGCCACGGCGGGTACCCGCACGAAGACCTCGCCCGGGTCCCGCTGGTCGTCGCCAACGGGCCGACCGATACCGTGACGGAGCCGTTCTCCCTGCGCCGGCTGCCAGAACTCGTCTCGACGCTGGCGGCGGGCGGCGACTACGAGGCGCTGACGGATCCCTGGGTAGTCGCGCGGAACCGGAATCCGACCACGTGCGTTCGCGGTGCGAACTGGAAGTACGGCAGAACGCACACGGGTGAGGAGCGGCTTCGAGCGCTGCCGGGGGAAGAGCCACTGGAGAACGAGGAACTGCGCGCGATCGGCCGTCAACTGGTCGACGACTGGGAGGAGGCGAAGTCCGAGCGCGAACGGATCCTCGGGGCCGTCGACGATCTCCCGATCGCCGACAAAGTGTAGGCAACCTCGAGCGACATCGCGCATTTAATTGAGTGATAAAACAGCAGATGGCGCTCAGACCGCCTCGACGCGCTGGAACAGCGCCGCGCCGATCGCGACCATCGCGATC containing:
- a CDS encoding sulfatase-like hydrolase/transferase; its protein translation is MGDQRNVILLTVDSLRLDYCGYADDSSGSMPTLERLADEGLAFENAIATGPATHESATTFMTGSHAVERPGSTELTKAQMRTHIQSHLRSQRTIAEQLSAAGYDTAGFTANPWTSSHFGFDAGFDRFEDFMDEDLSSGLIEGGKPDNSIRYALVQALNWWQGQDMFMSWETYYDEMASWLESADEPYFMWSFLVDPHLPYIPGDEYRSRSRVMTYLANMWMYAGRPDWFDERFRAALLDAYEDTVRHTDAFLSQLLDDLDEMDEDPLIVIHADHGELFGEHGRYGHGGYPHEDLARVPLVVANGPTDTVTEPFSLRRLPELVSTLAAGGDYEALTDPWVVARNRNPTTCVRGANWKYGRTHTGEERLRALPGEEPLENEELRAIGRQLVDDWEEAKSERERILGAVDDLPIADKV